Proteins encoded in a region of the Diospyros lotus cultivar Yz01 chromosome 9, ASM1463336v1, whole genome shotgun sequence genome:
- the LOC127810232 gene encoding bidirectional sugar transporter N3-like: protein MALFAVHHPLVFTFGVLGNLVSILVYFAPLPTFVDIYRKKSTLGYQSLPYVVALFSAMLWMYYAFLKPDSSLLISINSFGCVIETIYIGLFLAYASKDARNHTVKLIAALNMGFFSLILLLTLFLVQGGTRTQVVGWICVGISVAVFAAPLSIVLQVVRTRSVEYMPFSLSFFLTLSATMWFTYGLLQRDKCIAIPNVFGFFLGLLQMMLYGKYRNTKKLAEEKKLPEQIINIVILGASEVHPEVPAPETDNEKATAQTMSADEDEKEEKEQTDIHDKSAAAPTPIAEPSHAIVQLEQPVLVMCAA, encoded by the exons ATGGCTTTGTTTGCCGTTCACCACCCTCTAGTGTTTACGTTTGGCGTCTTGG GCAACCTTGTTTCTATTTTGGTCTACTTCGCTCCCTT GCCGACGTTTGTCGACATCTACAGGAAAAAATCAACTTTGGGGTACCAATCCCTCCCCTACGTGGTGGCTCTCTTCAGCGCCATGCTCTGGATGTACTATGCCTTCCTCAAGCCAGATTCATCCCTTCTCATCTCCATCAACTCCTTCGGCTGCGTCATAGAAACAATCTACATCGGCCTCTTCCTCGCCTACGCTTCGAAAGATGCCAGG AACCACACGGTCAAGCTGATTGCTGCTCTGAACATGGGGTTCTTCTCTTTGATCCTtcttctcactctctttctaGTCCAAGGCGGCACCCGAACGCAGGTTGTAGGATGGATTTGTGTTGGCATCTCAGTCGCTGTTTTTGCAGCTCCTCTAAGCATTGTG CTCCAGGTTGTCCGAACTCGGAGCGTCGAGTACATGCcgttttccctctctttcttcctcacacTCAGTGCGACCATGTGGTTCACCTATGGACTACTCCAGAGGGACAAGTGCATTGCT ATCCCAAACGTTTTCGGGTTCTTCTTGGGGCTGCTCCAGATGATGCTGTACGGAAAGTACAGAAACACGAAGAAGCTGGCGGAGGAGAAGAAGCTGCCGGAGCAAATCATTAACATAGTGATCTTAGGAGCCTCCGAAGTCCATCCCGAGGTGCCAGCCCCTGAAACCGACAACGAAAAGGCTACTGCTCAGACGATGAGTGCTGACGAAGacgaaaaggaagaaaaagaacaaaccGACATCCACGACAAAAGCGCCGCCGCTCCGACTCCAATCGCCGAACCAAGCCACGCCATTGTGCAGCTGGAACAACCCGTGCTTGTCATGTGCGCAGCTTGA